One stretch of Glandiceps talaboti chromosome 7, keGlaTala1.1, whole genome shotgun sequence DNA includes these proteins:
- the LOC144437307 gene encoding xaa-Arg dipeptidase-like gives MATSDCQNLAAAAIDKAEKELFQISQELWKHPELEFDEKRAHDVLTVFLEKHGFDVERNFIHPTGFRAVYGSGGLNICVLCEFDALPEIGHGSGRNLVTECSLAVALALKATIEHCKKLNKPLGKVTVIGSPAEESGGGKIDMISAGVFENVDIALRAQPHHNNLSKPVMLDMLQMKVAYNGKPTHGALPWEGRNALDAAVLCYNNLAALRQQIKPSMQINESMRQTLITSNVAFTESIRQTLITSNVAFTESMRQTLITSNVTLESIRQTLITSNVAQHSL, from the exons ATGGCAACGAGTGACTGCCAAAATCTAGCAGCTGCAGCTATCGACAAGGCAGAAAAGGAGCTGTTTCAAATCAGTCAGGAGTTATGGAAACACCCTGAGCTAGAATTCGACGAGAAGCGAGCTCACGATGTCCTCACTGTGTTCCTGGAGAAACACGGATTCGATGTCGAACGGAATTTCATACACCCGACAGGTTTTCGTGCAGTTTATGGTAGCGGTGGATTGAACATATGTGTACTGTGTGAGTTCGATGCATTGCCAGAGATCGGACACGGCTCTGGAAGAAATCTCGTAACAGAATGCAGTTTGGCCGTGGCATTGGCTCTAAAAGCAACGATTGAACACTGCAAGAAATTGAACAAACCATTGGGGAAG GTAACTGTGATAGGTAGTCCAGCTGAAGAGAGTGGTGGAGGAAAGATAGATATGATATCAGCTGGTGtctttgaaaatgttgacattGCACTGAGAGCCCAGCCACATCATAATAATTTATCCAAACCAGTCATGCTTGATATGCTGCAGATGAAAGTTGCATACAATGGTAAACCCACACATGGTGCTTTACCTTGGGAAGGTAGAAATGCACTGGATGCTGCTGTTTTGTGCTATAACAATCTTGCAGCTCTCAGACAACAAATCAAACCAAGCATGCAAATCAATG AGTCTATGAGACAGACCTTGATCACATCAAATGTTGCATTTACAGAGTCTATAAGACAGACCTTGATCACATCAAATGTTGCATTTACAGAGTCTATGAGACAGACCTTGAtcacatcaaatgttacactaGAGTCTATAAGACAGACCTTGATCACATCAAATGTTGCACAACACAGTCTATGA